Proteins from a single region of Rhodospirillales bacterium:
- a CDS encoding glutamate-5-semialdehyde dehydrogenase, with the protein MTTLTADVAVGAVVPGEDSLRRLMHHIGTSARKAARVLALAASDAKNQALRQAAMNIRARFRDILSANDRDVEAGRKKGLATTLLDRLHLTPERIESMARGLDEIAALPDPVGTTIAQWDRPNGLHIARVRTPIGVIGVIYESRPNVTADAGGLCLKSGNAAILRCGSESFLSASVISECLTAGLMAAGLPDTSIQLVPTTDRTAVGEMLKMNTCIDVIVPRGGRSLIERVTAESKVPLFQHLDGICHTYVHAEADHEMARRVVFNAKMRRPGICGATETLLIDQDVAPALLPDIISDLITSGCEVRGDAATRAIDCRVVPASERDWDTEYLDTILSVKIVENLDEAIRHVNRHSSHHTDAIITEDPIAAESFVGSIDSAILMINASTQFADGGEFGMGAEIGIATGKLHARGPVGVEQLTSFKYIVRGGGQCRP; encoded by the coding sequence GACCACGCTCACTGCCGATGTTGCCGTCGGTGCCGTCGTGCCCGGCGAGGACAGCCTGCGACGGCTGATGCACCATATCGGAACGTCGGCCCGCAAGGCGGCTCGCGTCCTCGCGCTCGCTGCCAGCGACGCGAAGAACCAAGCGCTTCGCCAGGCGGCGATGAACATCCGGGCACGCTTTCGCGACATCCTGTCGGCCAATGACCGCGACGTTGAAGCCGGCCGCAAGAAGGGCTTGGCGACGACGCTGCTTGACCGACTTCACCTGACGCCCGAACGCATTGAGTCGATGGCGCGTGGCCTCGACGAGATCGCCGCTCTGCCTGACCCGGTTGGCACGACGATCGCGCAGTGGGACCGGCCCAACGGACTCCATATCGCGCGTGTTCGCACGCCCATCGGCGTCATCGGGGTAATTTACGAATCCCGCCCGAACGTCACCGCCGACGCCGGCGGCCTGTGCCTGAAATCGGGGAATGCGGCGATCTTGCGCTGCGGATCGGAAAGTTTCCTCAGTGCTTCGGTGATTTCCGAATGCCTGACGGCAGGACTCATGGCTGCCGGCCTGCCGGACACCAGTATCCAGCTCGTGCCAACCACCGACCGCACCGCAGTTGGTGAGATGCTGAAGATGAACACCTGCATCGACGTTATCGTGCCGCGAGGCGGGCGCTCTCTGATCGAGCGCGTTACCGCCGAAAGCAAGGTGCCGCTGTTCCAGCACCTGGACGGCATCTGCCATACGTACGTGCACGCCGAAGCGGATCACGAGATGGCACGCCGAGTCGTGTTCAACGCCAAGATGCGGCGCCCGGGCATTTGCGGTGCCACCGAAACTTTACTTATTGATCAAGATGTGGCCCCCGCACTTCTGCCCGATATTATCAGCGATCTCATCACCTCCGGCTGCGAGGTTCGCGGCGACGCGGCGACGCGGGCGATCGATTGCCGCGTAGTGCCGGCAAGCGAGCGGGATTGGGATACGGAGTATTTGGATACGATCCTTTCGGTGAAAATCGTCGAGAACCTCGACGAGGCCATTCGCCATGTAAACCGGCATTCTTCGCACCATACCGACGCAATCATCACTGAGGATCCTATTGCCGCGGAGAGTTTTGTTGGCTCCATTGACAGCGCCATCTTGATGATCAACGCATCAACACAATTCGCCGATGGCGGTGAGTTCGGCATGGGGGCAGAAATCGGTATTGCCACGGGAAAGCTGCACGCCCGTGGACCTGTCGGCGTGGAACAACTCACCAGTTTCAAATACATCGTCAGGGGTGGTGGCCAATGCCGCCCTTGA
- a CDS encoding nicotinate-nucleotide adenylyltransferase, with translation MCPFVSGREALAARRIGLLGGSFNPAHEGHRHISMLALKRLRLDEVWWMITPQNPLKSTREMAPFDERLKAATRVARHPRIRVTDVERRLGTAHTADSLALLLPRFPKCRFVWLMGADNLQQVSGWKDWKRLFRLIPIAVFSRPPYSKLALTARSARVFADARVVEPLARSIVTMPPPAWVFLNIRPHAASATRIRARRAVSDVDRAKARAGAAERQSMEARETMMTMERR, from the coding sequence ATATGTCCCTTCGTGTCCGGGCGTGAAGCCTTGGCCGCGCGGCGGATCGGTCTTCTCGGCGGATCATTCAACCCCGCCCACGAGGGACATCGCCACATTTCGATGCTGGCGCTGAAGCGACTTCGCCTCGACGAAGTTTGGTGGATGATTACGCCGCAAAACCCGCTGAAGAGCACGCGCGAAATGGCGCCGTTCGACGAGCGGCTGAAAGCGGCCACCCGGGTCGCGCGCCATCCACGGATTCGCGTAACCGACGTGGAGCGTCGCCTGGGCACCGCACACACCGCCGATTCGCTCGCCCTTCTGCTGCCGCGCTTTCCGAAGTGCCGCTTCGTCTGGCTCATGGGCGCCGACAACCTGCAGCAGGTGAGCGGTTGGAAGGATTGGAAGCGGCTTTTTCGCTTGATACCCATTGCCGTATTTTCGCGCCCGCCATACTCTAAACTGGCATTGACTGCACGATCGGCGCGGGTCTTCGCCGATGCACGGGTCGTCGAACCGCTGGCTCGATCGATCGTAACAATGCCGCCGCCAGCCTGGGTCTTTTTGAATATTCGCCCGCACGCGGCGTCCGCGACCCGGATTCGCGCACGGCGGGCCGTATCGGACGTCGATCGAGCCAAGGCGCGGGCCGGCGCAGCAGAGCGGCAAAGCATGGAAGCGCGGGAGACGATGATGACCATGGAGCGGCGATGA
- the rsfS gene encoding ribosome silencing factor: MLPIINTASSAEAVVNVIKRTLDDVKAVDVVVIDLAGKSSMADFLIIASGTSARHISAMAEHILAAVKTLNLPPVAIEGAAQCDWVLIDTGDVVVHLFRPEMRAFYAIERLWGTSALDNEGPGSRRIRLGS, translated from the coding sequence ATCCTTCCGATAATTAACACAGCCTCTTCGGCCGAAGCCGTCGTCAATGTAATCAAGCGCACGCTTGACGACGTCAAGGCCGTGGACGTGGTTGTGATCGATCTTGCCGGCAAGTCCAGCATGGCCGACTTTTTGATCATCGCGTCAGGTACCTCGGCACGGCACATTTCCGCTATGGCTGAGCACATCCTTGCGGCCGTCAAGACGTTGAACCTCCCCCCCGTTGCGATCGAAGGGGCGGCGCAGTGCGATTGGGTGCTGATCGACACGGGCGACGTGGTCGTGCACCTGTTTCGCCCGGAGATGCGGGCGTTTTATGCGATCGAGCGACTCTGGGGAACGTCGGCACTTGATAACGAGGGACCTGGTTCGCGCCGGATCAGACTCGGCTCTTGA